One genomic region from Proteus vulgaris encodes:
- the pyrG gene encoding glutamine hydrolyzing CTP synthase, whose protein sequence is MKTNYIFVTGGVVSSLGKGIAAASLAAILEARGLNVTMMKLDPYINVDPGTMSPIQHGEVFVTDDGAETDLDLGHYERFIRTKMTRRNNFTTGRVYSEVLRKERRGDYLGATIQVIPHITNEIKERIIRGGEGHDVVLVEVGGTVGDIESLPFLEAIRQMAAEVGREHTFYLHLTLVPYLAASGEVKTKPTQHSVKELLSIGIQPDALICRSDRVIPANERAKIALFCNVPEKAVISLKDVDSIYKIPALLKSQGLDDYICKRFSLDCPVANLAEWEQVIYEEANPEGEVTIGMVGKYVELPDAYKSVIEALKHGGFKSRVTVNIKLIDSQDVETRGVEMLKGLDAILVPGGFGERGVEGKIMAAQYARENKIPYLGICLGMQVAMIEFARNVVGMEGANSTEFAPDCKYPVIALITEWRDENGNIEVRSDESDLGGTMRLGAQPCHLSGDSLVRTLYGKNTITERHRHRYEVNNLLLKRIEDAGLRIAGRSVDNKLVEIIENPNHPWFVACQFHPEFTSTPRDGHPLFAGFVKAAFDNQKGLLK, encoded by the coding sequence ATGAAAACGAATTATATTTTTGTGACCGGCGGGGTCGTATCCTCTCTGGGTAAAGGCATTGCCGCAGCCTCTCTGGCGGCTATACTCGAAGCCCGTGGACTCAATGTCACCATGATGAAGTTGGATCCGTATATCAACGTCGATCCAGGTACTATGAGCCCAATTCAGCACGGGGAAGTCTTCGTCACTGACGATGGTGCTGAGACTGATCTCGACTTAGGACACTATGAGCGCTTCATTCGCACGAAAATGACTCGTCGTAATAACTTCACGACAGGTCGCGTATACTCTGAAGTATTACGCAAAGAGCGCCGTGGTGACTATCTTGGGGCTACAATTCAAGTTATTCCTCATATCACTAATGAAATCAAAGAACGTATCATCCGTGGCGGTGAAGGCCATGATGTTGTTTTAGTTGAAGTCGGCGGGACGGTTGGTGATATCGAATCTTTACCATTCTTAGAAGCGATTCGCCAAATGGCTGCAGAAGTGGGCCGTGAGCACACATTCTACCTGCATTTAACATTGGTGCCTTATTTAGCCGCTTCTGGTGAAGTGAAAACCAAGCCAACTCAGCATTCTGTAAAAGAATTACTGTCGATCGGTATTCAGCCTGATGCGTTGATTTGCCGTTCAGACCGCGTTATTCCTGCAAACGAACGTGCTAAAATTGCACTGTTCTGTAATGTGCCAGAGAAAGCGGTTATTTCATTAAAAGATGTCGATTCCATTTATAAAATCCCTGCACTATTGAAATCACAGGGATTAGATGATTATATCTGTAAACGATTCAGCTTAGATTGCCCAGTTGCAAATCTTGCAGAGTGGGAACAAGTTATTTACGAAGAAGCTAATCCTGAAGGCGAAGTCACCATTGGTATGGTTGGTAAATATGTTGAATTACCAGATGCCTATAAATCAGTGATTGAAGCATTAAAACATGGTGGTTTCAAAAGCCGTGTTACTGTAAATATCAAATTAATTGATTCACAAGACGTTGAAACTCGTGGCGTAGAAATGCTTAAAGGGTTAGACGCAATCTTAGTACCAGGTGGTTTTGGTGAACGTGGTGTTGAGGGCAAGATTATGGCTGCTCAATATGCGCGTGAAAATAAAATCCCTTACTTAGGCATTTGCTTAGGTATGCAGGTTGCTATGATTGAGTTTGCACGTAATGTCGTTGGTATGGAAGGCGCAAACTCCACTGAATTTGCACCAGATTGCAAATATCCAGTTATCGCATTAATTACTGAATGGCGCGATGAAAATGGCAACATTGAAGTGCGTTCAGATGAAAGTGATTTAGGTGGCACGATGCGCCTTGGTGCTCAGCCTTGCCATTTAAGTGGTGATAGCTTAGTTCGTACACTGTATGGCAAAAACACCATTACAGAGCGCCATCGTCACCGTTATGAAGTAAATAATCTACTATTAAAACGTATCGAAGATGCGGGTTTACGTATTGCAGGTCGTTCAGTAGATAACAAACTGGTGGAAATTATTGAAAATCCAAACCATCCTTGGTTTGTTGCTTGTCAGTTCCACCCAGAGTTTACCTCAACGCCGCGTGACGGCCATCCGTTATTTGCAGGCTTTGTGAAAGCAGCCTTTGATAACCAAAAAGGCCTGCTGAAATAG
- the eno gene encoding phosphopyruvate hydratase: protein MSKIVKVLGREIIDSRGNPTVEAEVHLEGGFVGMAAAPSGASTGSREALELRDGDKSRFLGKGVLKAVSAVNGPIAKAILGQDAKDQANIDKIMIDLDGTENKSNFGANAILAVSLANAKAAAAAKGMPLYEHISDLNGTHGQYSMPLPMMNIINGGEHADNNVDIQEFMIQPVGAPSLKEAVRMGSEIFHHLAKVLKAKGMNTAVGDEGGYAPNLESNAAALAAIKEAVEKAGYVLGKDVTLAMDCAASEFYNNETGNYELKGEGKTFTSQEFTHYLEELTKQYPIVSIEDGLNESDWDGFAYQTKVLGDKIQLVGDDLFVTNTKILKEGIDKGIANSILIKFNQIGSLTETLAAIKMAKDAGYTAVISHRSGETEDATIADLAVGTAAGQIKTGSMSRSDRVAKYNQLIRIEEALGNKAPFNGLKEVKGQA from the coding sequence ATGTCCAAAATCGTTAAAGTACTTGGTCGTGAAATTATTGATTCTCGTGGCAACCCAACAGTTGAAGCAGAAGTTCACTTAGAAGGTGGTTTTGTTGGTATGGCGGCTGCTCCATCAGGCGCATCAACAGGTTCTCGCGAAGCTTTAGAATTACGTGATGGTGATAAATCACGTTTCTTAGGTAAAGGTGTTCTGAAAGCAGTTTCAGCTGTTAATGGTCCAATCGCTAAAGCGATCCTTGGCCAGGATGCAAAAGACCAAGCTAACATCGATAAAATCATGATCGATTTAGACGGTACTGAAAACAAATCAAACTTTGGTGCAAACGCAATCCTAGCGGTTTCTTTAGCAAACGCAAAAGCAGCAGCTGCTGCGAAAGGTATGCCTTTGTATGAGCACATTTCTGATCTGAACGGTACTCACGGTCAATATTCTATGCCTCTGCCAATGATGAACATCATCAATGGTGGTGAGCACGCAGATAACAACGTTGATATCCAAGAGTTCATGATCCAACCAGTTGGCGCGCCTTCTCTGAAAGAAGCTGTGCGTATGGGTTCAGAAATCTTCCATCACTTAGCAAAAGTGCTGAAAGCAAAAGGTATGAACACTGCAGTTGGTGACGAAGGTGGTTATGCACCAAACTTAGAATCTAACGCTGCTGCATTAGCTGCTATCAAAGAAGCAGTTGAGAAAGCAGGTTACGTTTTAGGTAAAGACGTTACTCTGGCTATGGACTGTGCAGCTTCTGAGTTCTACAACAATGAAACGGGTAACTACGAACTGAAAGGCGAAGGCAAAACCTTCACTTCACAAGAGTTCACTCATTACTTAGAAGAACTGACTAAACAATACCCAATCGTTTCTATCGAAGATGGTTTAAACGAATCTGACTGGGATGGTTTCGCATACCAAACTAAAGTTCTTGGTGACAAAATCCAACTGGTTGGTGACGACCTGTTTGTAACTAACACTAAGATCCTGAAAGAAGGTATCGACAAAGGCATCGCTAACTCAATTCTGATCAAATTTAACCAAATCGGTTCACTGACAGAAACTTTAGCAGCAATCAAAATGGCGAAAGATGCAGGCTACACAGCTGTAATCTCTCACCGTTCTGGTGAAACTGAAGATGCAACTATCGCTGACTTAGCAGTTGGTACAGCAGCAGGCCAAATCAAAACAGGTTCTATGAGCCGTTCTGACCGTGTTGCTAAATACAACCAACTGATCCGTATCGAAGAAGCTTTAGGTAACAAAGCACCTTTCAACGGTCTGAAAGAAGTTAAAGGCCAAGCATAA
- a CDS encoding SLC13 family permease codes for MDASNLAPSAKSSPINKRGLIILAIDVVLLLLLLEFLPYDPKANAGLALMVFVGVLWLTEAIHVTITALFIPILAVVLGLMNTNESLKSFANPIIFLFFGGFALATALHIQGLDRLIANRLLMIAKGKLSIAVLLLFGVTALLSMWISNTATAAMMLPLVLGILSNLDIRSERNTFVFVLLGVAYSASIGGLGTLVGSPPNAIAAAQLNLDFITWMKYGIPIMVVLLPIMFIVMYLMLRPNLKHKFDLKLEVLEWNNKRVITMIIFLVTVVCWIFSSFISSAFGGVKDLDTVIAVSAAIVIGVTGVASWSQIQENTEWGVLMLFGGGLTLSAILQSSGASLVMADFMKETFGASHWFVIILAVTTFIIVLTEFTSNTASAALLVPIFATVAQALGMPVMALTMIIGIGASCAFMLPVATPPNAIVFGSGYIKQTEMVRVGGVLNLVCILVISLFAWFFWL; via the coding sequence ATGGACGCGTCCAATTTAGCCCCATCGGCGAAGTCGAGCCCGATAAACAAACGAGGGTTAATCATTCTAGCTATTGATGTGGTGTTATTACTGCTTCTGCTAGAATTTTTACCTTATGATCCAAAGGCCAATGCAGGTTTAGCATTAATGGTGTTTGTGGGTGTGTTATGGCTGACAGAAGCCATTCACGTTACGATAACAGCATTATTTATACCTATTTTAGCCGTTGTACTTGGGCTAATGAATACCAATGAGTCATTAAAGTCATTTGCGAATCCCATCATTTTCTTATTCTTCGGTGGCTTTGCATTAGCGACAGCGCTTCATATTCAAGGGCTAGATCGCTTAATTGCTAACCGCTTGTTGATGATTGCAAAAGGTAAACTTTCAATTGCTGTATTGCTGTTATTTGGTGTTACCGCATTACTCTCAATGTGGATCAGTAACACAGCAACAGCGGCAATGATGTTACCTTTAGTGTTAGGTATTTTATCTAACTTAGATATTCGTTCAGAGCGCAATACTTTTGTATTCGTATTATTAGGTGTTGCTTATAGTGCAAGTATCGGTGGTTTAGGTACGCTGGTTGGTAGCCCACCAAATGCGATTGCAGCGGCTCAGTTGAACTTAGATTTCATCACGTGGATGAAGTACGGTATTCCAATCATGGTGGTGTTATTGCCTATCATGTTTATTGTGATGTATCTGATGCTACGCCCTAACTTAAAACATAAATTTGACCTGAAATTAGAAGTGTTAGAGTGGAATAACAAACGTGTTATCACCATGATTATCTTCTTAGTTACCGTAGTATGTTGGATCTTCAGTTCTTTCATCAGCAGTGCTTTTGGTGGTGTAAAAGATTTAGATACTGTCATTGCAGTCAGTGCAGCGATTGTTATCGGTGTAACAGGTGTAGCAAGTTGGAGCCAAATCCAAGAAAACACAGAGTGGGGCGTATTAATGCTGTTCGGTGGTGGTTTAACACTGAGCGCTATTTTACAGTCTTCTGGTGCAAGCCTTGTAATGGCAGATTTCATGAAAGAAACCTTCGGTGCAAGCCACTGGTTCGTGATTATCCTTGCAGTAACAACCTTCATCATCGTATTAACTGAATTTACCAGTAATACAGCGAGTGCGGCGTTATTAGTACCAATCTTTGCAACAGTTGCACAAGCATTAGGTATGCCAGTAATGGCGTTAACTATGATTATCGGTATCGGTGCATCTTGTGCGTTCATGTTACCTGTTGCTACCCCACCAAATGCGATTGTCTTTGGCTCTGGTTATATTAAACAGACAGAGATGGTACGTGTCGGTGGTGTACTGAACTTAGTGTGTATCTTAGTTATCTCTCTGTTTGCTTGGTTCTTCTGGCTATAA
- the mltD gene encoding murein transglycosylase D yields the protein MKTKAILFSILLLAGCQQSENIKPNLSAITPISTKGTSTSHQPQYDVKTNLWGYVVSELKMDLPENERISQQELYFLNNPKHIQSVAARAEPYMYSIIDEIEKRELPMELALVPVVESAFNPHVTSSANAAGLWQFVPITGNYYGLAQNQWYDGRRDVMASTKAALDLLERLYVMFDSDWALALAAYNAGEGRVMQAIKANESQNLPTDYWSLSLPKETMNYVPKILALSKVIRENEENITFPKSNYRDKALASFDVGEQITLNKVAELSQLPINTVKDYNPGYKRGITAPNGPHVIMLPRNKLDQFRNAFEDEAVLETIRLAVAKTNQSIKQEGVYKVRSGDSFYAIARRYNMSIKDLQRINGLNAKSTLLVGQTLKIHNAGSVSSTTTTKPTKPSPSYYKVRQGDSYYSIARRHGINLKQLMSWNADIKMLKPGTQLTLYVK from the coding sequence ATGAAGACAAAAGCGATTTTGTTCTCCATATTGCTACTGGCAGGTTGCCAGCAATCGGAGAACATTAAACCTAATTTGTCTGCGATCACACCAATATCAACGAAAGGGACTTCAACTTCTCACCAACCTCAATATGATGTAAAAACCAATTTATGGGGTTATGTGGTAAGTGAATTGAAAATGGACCTCCCTGAAAATGAAAGGATCTCGCAGCAAGAATTATATTTTTTAAATAATCCCAAACATATACAGAGCGTTGCTGCTCGCGCTGAGCCTTATATGTATTCGATTATTGATGAAATTGAAAAACGTGAATTACCGATGGAACTTGCACTTGTTCCTGTCGTTGAAAGTGCGTTTAATCCCCATGTTACCTCTTCTGCCAATGCAGCGGGTTTATGGCAATTTGTGCCAATAACTGGTAATTACTATGGTTTGGCACAAAACCAATGGTATGACGGTCGTCGTGATGTTATGGCATCAACTAAAGCGGCACTTGATTTGCTAGAGCGCTTGTATGTAATGTTTGATAGCGATTGGGCACTTGCCCTTGCTGCTTATAACGCTGGTGAAGGCCGTGTTATGCAAGCAATAAAGGCAAATGAGAGTCAAAACTTACCAACAGATTATTGGTCGCTTTCTTTACCTAAAGAAACGATGAATTACGTACCGAAAATTCTCGCTTTAAGTAAGGTTATTCGTGAAAACGAAGAAAACATTACCTTTCCCAAAAGCAACTATCGCGATAAAGCATTAGCTTCATTTGATGTCGGTGAGCAAATCACGTTAAATAAAGTCGCTGAATTAAGTCAGTTACCTATTAATACCGTGAAAGACTATAATCCCGGCTATAAACGTGGAATAACTGCACCGAATGGCCCTCATGTCATTATGTTGCCTCGCAATAAGCTTGACCAATTCCGTAACGCTTTTGAAGATGAAGCTGTATTAGAAACTATTCGCTTGGCTGTTGCCAAAACGAATCAATCTATTAAGCAAGAAGGCGTTTATAAGGTTCGTTCAGGGGATTCGTTTTACGCTATTGCTCGTCGCTATAATATGAGTATAAAAGACTTACAGCGTATTAATGGGTTAAATGCAAAGAGCACTTTGCTGGTTGGTCAGACATTAAAAATTCATAATGCAGGTAGTGTCAGTAGCACTACAACAACGAAACCAACAAAACCTTCACCAAGCTATTATAAAGTGCGCCAAGGTGATTCTTATTACAGTATTGCCCGCCGCCACGGCATTAACCTAAAGCAGTTAATGAGCTGGAACGCTGATATTAAAATGTTAAAACCGGGTACTCAATTAACACTGTATGTAAAATAG
- the gloB gene encoding hydroxyacylglutathione hydrolase: MELIRIPALSDNYIWLLSNENSECVIVDPSQAKPVIEMLSQRSLTPIAILLTHHHDDHVGGVAELVKKYPNIDVFGPQETQSKGAENIIHNQERIIVGSFTFNVIGTPGHTLGHVAYYCEPYLFCGDTLFSGGCGRLFEGTAQQMFSSLQRLSALPDNTLICCAHEYTLSNMTFAHHIMPENALITDYLAQVSEMRKNLQPTVPITLKNEKNINLFLKSDDIDLQRILGITTNTYAPIKTFTKLRELKDNF; this comes from the coding sequence ATGGAGCTTATCAGAATTCCTGCTTTATCCGATAACTACATTTGGCTATTAAGTAATGAAAATAGTGAATGTGTGATTGTGGATCCTTCACAAGCCAAACCTGTTATTGAAATGCTCTCACAACGCTCACTAACACCTATCGCGATTTTATTAACCCATCATCATGATGATCATGTTGGTGGTGTTGCTGAACTTGTAAAAAAATATCCTAACATCGACGTTTTTGGCCCACAAGAAACACAAAGTAAAGGGGCTGAAAATATTATTCATAATCAAGAGCGCATTATTGTTGGCTCTTTTACTTTTAATGTGATTGGCACACCAGGCCATACATTGGGTCATGTTGCTTATTATTGTGAGCCCTATTTATTTTGTGGAGATACACTTTTTTCTGGTGGTTGTGGTCGTTTATTCGAAGGCACCGCACAACAAATGTTCAGTTCATTACAAAGATTGAGTGCTTTACCTGATAACACATTAATTTGTTGTGCTCATGAATACACCCTATCAAATATGACCTTTGCACACCACATCATGCCAGAAAATGCACTTATTACCGATTATTTAGCCCAAGTTAGTGAAATGCGTAAAAATTTACAACCTACTGTGCCAATAACACTGAAAAACGAAAAGAACATTAATCTTTTTTTGAAATCTGACGATATTGATTTGCAAAGGATTTTAGGTATAACCACTAATACTTATGCTCCAATTAAGACATTTACAAAATTAAGAGAATTAAAAGACAACTTTTAA
- a CDS encoding methyltransferase domain-containing protein, protein MKAARSVKPITMPDSWRDIPWGEYYRMAIELRLQNWWPKMYGFHLLKLGQLSAELDTKLSIVSHQVNVTSNAINADVIASLDYLPFENKSVDVCLMAHVLDYSADPHWLLREADRVLIDDGWIVLTSFNPISLLGLGKCTPLLRQKQPYSSRMFSLRRQIDWLSVLNYEVMTQQNFQIMPFSRPIKRDGSRYHTGGCLNLIIARKRTLPLTPTALKFALPRMSVKGRVLGATRNHSEP, encoded by the coding sequence ATGAAAGCAGCGCGTTCAGTAAAACCAATTACAATGCCGGATTCTTGGCGTGATATTCCTTGGGGGGAATATTATCGCATGGCGATTGAACTGCGTTTACAAAACTGGTGGCCGAAAATGTATGGCTTTCATTTGCTGAAACTCGGTCAACTCAGTGCCGAACTGGATACCAAATTAAGTATCGTTTCACATCAAGTCAATGTGACATCGAATGCAATAAATGCGGATGTTATCGCGTCTTTAGATTATCTACCCTTTGAAAATAAATCGGTTGATGTTTGCCTTATGGCTCATGTACTTGATTATAGTGCAGATCCCCATTGGCTATTAAGAGAAGCTGATCGTGTTTTAATTGATGATGGCTGGATAGTATTAACGAGCTTCAACCCGATTAGTTTATTAGGACTGGGTAAATGCACGCCTCTTTTGCGACAAAAACAGCCTTATTCAAGTCGTATGTTTTCACTTCGTCGCCAAATTGATTGGCTTAGTGTGCTAAATTACGAAGTGATGACACAACAGAATTTCCAGATTATGCCATTTTCAAGACCAATAAAACGTGATGGTAGCCGCTATCACACTGGTGGCTGTTTAAATTTAATTATCGCTCGCAAAAGAACGCTTCCTTTAACACCCACCGCGTTGAAATTTGCATTGCCTCGCATGAGTGTAAAAGGTCGAGTTTTAGGGGCTACACGCAATCACTCAGAGCCATAG